The proteins below come from a single Thunnus thynnus chromosome 10, fThuThy2.1, whole genome shotgun sequence genomic window:
- the cyp11c1 gene encoding cytochrome P450 11C1, with protein sequence MRSMSIQGTVCVRAQGTCRSRNMLCGVASQRALCMTAARTVVDGKVEGRKEGTGVRKKGVDGRVRSFEEIPHTGRNGWVNLVKFWREDRFRLLHKHMENTFNTLGPIYREHVGSLSNVNIILPSDISELYRSEGLHPRRMILQPWATHREIRQHSKGIFLKNGEEWRADRLLLNKEVMMSAAVKRFLPLLDEVSRDFSRMLRDRVEREGRGEEGRRSLTIDPSPDLFRFALEASGHVLYGERMGLFSSSPSLESQKFIWAVERMLATTTPLLYLPPRLLLRIGAPLWTQHATAWDHIFSHAEARIQRGYQRLSSSQGRGSEDGAAGGQYPGVLGQLMEKGQLSLDLIKANITELMAGGVDTTAVPLQFALFELGRNPEVQESVRQQVRASWAQAGGDPHKALQGAPLLKGTIKEILRLYPVGITVQRCPNRDIVLQNYHIPAGTIVQACLYPLGRSVEVFEDPQRFDPGRWHSRREEDQKGEGSAFRSLAFGFGARQCIGRRIAENEMQLFLMHILLSFHLSVPSSEDIKTKYTIILQPETPPRITFSKL encoded by the exons ATGAGGAGCATGTCCATCCAAGGGACCGTGTGTGTCAGAGCGCAGGGCACCTGTAGGTCCAGAAATATGCTGTGTGGTGTCGCATCACAAAGGGCTCTTTGTATGACTGCAGCAAGAACAGTGGTAGATGGGAAGGTGGAGGGGAGAAAAGAGGGTACAGGTGTTAGAAAGAAGGGTGTGGATGGACGGGTACGGAGCTTTGAGGAGATCCCTCACACAGGGAGGAACGGCTGGGTCAACCTGGTGAAGTTCTGGAGAGAAGATCGTTTCCGGCTGCTCCACAAGCACATGGAGAATACCTTCAACACTCTCGGCCCCATCTACAG ggagCATGTGGGCAGCCTAAGCAATGTGAATATCATATTGCCATCTGACATCAGTGAGCTGTACCGCTCAGAGGGCCTCCATCCCAGGCGGATGATCCTGCAGCCCTGGGCCACACACCGAGAGATACGGCAGCACAGCAAGGGCATCTTCCTCAA GAACGGTGAGGAGTGGCGAGCCGACCGTCTGCTGCTCAACAAGGAGGTGATGATGAGTGCAGCCGTAAAGCGCTTTCTACCCCTTCTTGATGAGGTGTCGAGGGATTTTTCCCGCATGCTGCGGGACAGAGTGGAGagggaagggagaggagaggaggggagacgCAGTTTGACCATCGATCCAAGTCCTGACCTCTTCCGCTTCGCACtggaag CTAGCGGCCACGTGCTCTACGGGGAGCGTATGGGCCTCTTCTCCTCGTCTCCCTCCCTGGAGTCTCAGAAGTTCATCTGGGCCGTGGAGAGAATGCTGGCAACCACCACTCCTCTTCTCTACCTGCCCCCTCGCCTGCTGCTGCGCATCGGCGCTCCCCTGTGGACACAGCATGCCACTGCATGGGACCACATCTTCAGCCACG CTGAGGCAAGGATCCAGAGGGGGTACCAGCGCCTGTCATCCTCCCAGGGTCGAGGGTCTGAGGATGGGGCAGCTGGAGGCCAGTACCCTGGCGTTCTGGGCCAACTCATGGAGAAAGGGCAGCTATCTTTGGACCTCATCAAAGCTAACATCACTGAGCTGATGGCTGGAGGAGTCGACAcg ACAGCAGTGCCCCTGCAGTTTGCTCTGTTTGAGCTAGGCCGCAACCCCGAGGTGCAGGAGAGTGTGAGGCAGCAGGTGAGGGCATCATGGGCACAGGCTGGTGGTGACCCTCACAAAGCCCTGCAGGGGGCGCCACTACTGAAAGGCACAATCAAGGAGATTCTGAG GTTATACCCAGTGGGAATCACAGTGCAGCGGTGTCCAAACAGAGATATCGTTCTTCAGAATTACCACATACCTGCCGGG ACGATAGTCCAGGCCTGTCTTTACCCCCTGGGGAGGAGTGTGGAGGTGTTTGAGGATCCACAACGCTTTGACCCTGGCCGCTGGCACAGCAGAAGAGAAGAGGACCAGAAAGGAGAAGGGTCAGCGTTTCGCTCTCTGGCGTTTGGGTTCGGAGCGAGGCAGTGTATCGGGAGGAGGATTGCCGAGAATGAGATGCAGCTCTTCCTCATGCAT atCCTGTTGAGCTTCCATCTCAGTGTGCCATCCTCAGAAGACATCAAAACCAAATACACCATCATCCTCCAGCCTGAGACTCCACCAAGGATCACATTCAGCaagctctga
- the LOC137191356 gene encoding complexin-3-like has translation MESVVRVKKSLRRPVRKLTACVTGVKERRLCAKRRNHRGRGGGGRGGCNRLKRTPPLQSAHTKDASVIRSYQADLEKERKLREAMNAQKNAERAAMRSHFRRKYRLSENSTDSNHLRSVGGKVSLPRELSKIIHPENKTKDNGFNLLQAFQGLNFNTAALTGRKHSKTPTPTLARGHSCKVM, from the exons ATGGAGTCAGTTGTGAGAGTAAAAAAGTCGCTGAGGAGGCCTGTCAGGAAGCTGACCGCCTGTGTGACGGGGGTGAAGGAGAGGAGGTTGTGTGCCAAACGCAGGAACCATCGGGGCAGAGgtgggggaggaagaggaggatgcaACAGGTTGAAGAGGACCCCTCCTCTCCAATCTGCACACACCAAAGACGCATCAGTGATTCGCTCCTACCAGGCAGACTTGGAGAAGGAGAG AAAGCTGCGGGAAGCGATGAATGCTCAGAAGAATGCAGAGAGAGCAGCTATGAGATCTCACTTCAGGAGAAAATATCGTCTGTCTGAG AACTCCACGGACTCAAACCACCTGAGGTCTGTTGGAGGCAAAGTGTCGCTCCCCCGCGAGCTGTCAAAGATCATTCACCCTGAAAACAAGACCAAGGACAACGGCTTCAACCTGCTGCAAGCTTTTCAAGGCCTCAACTTCAACACAGCGGCGCTCACAGGAAGGAAACACAGCAAGACGCCCACTCCCACACTGGCTAGAGGGCACTCTTGTAAAGTCATGTGA